The DNA region GATGtgcaaaaatgtggaaaacacaataaaataaaatgtaaaaaataaaaaggggacTGATAGTGTCCGATTGAAAGAGTCCACATTTAATCATATGATGCTCGTCTCTTTATGACAGGAGATCTGATGAATTTGTTAAGTATTGTATAGTTCAGTACAGTATATGGAAATGGCAAAATGAGTATATATTCACAGAATAAATATTTGGTCtatcttttttaaattacacattTGCCACCTTGTTTGTCCTCTATTTATAACACAAAAGAAGTATTTTCTGCTGACAAAATTGTTGTTTGGAGTTGTTTTTCTGTCCATCATCCGTCAACATGTATCCTCTGATGGCGTTTGAGGTTACATTTCTGCGTGAAGCGTTTGCCACAGGCCAAACAGCAGTATGGCCGCTCTCCGGTGTGGACTCTCCGATGGGCTTTGAGGTTGCTCAGTTTGGTGAAGCTGCGACCGCAGAGAGAGCAGCAGAAGGGTCTCTCACCTGTGTGAGTCTGCAGGTGGGCCTTAAGGTTGTTTGGGTGTGGGAAAGATTTTCCACACTGGCCACAGCGGAGGGAGTGCCTGAACATCGGGGGGCAGTCTGGAAGGGATAAAAGATATGCATGTTGAGAATTAATCGACGGAGGCTGTGATCTGTTGTTGACCCAGAGCGTTGTGGTTAATCTGTTTGCAAGGTGATCTCGTTGGACTGAAAGTGCTGTAGGGGGCGTAGTTTTAGATGTGGAGGGAATTCTGTTTAAGGTATTTAAGATTAAAGTCTGAGAGTGAGTCCGAGACGAGGCTGGAGAGCTGTTTAACGGTGTGGGAGGGGGCTTTTTCAAGGGCCGGCTGAAGCGTTTTATCTGAGCCTGCGGCTTGTGACATTCAGCATCTTTAAAAAGTAGCATTCCTTCCTGCATCATATTTTTATGGGAGTTTGGATTTTGCTTTACTGCGCATGAGAAGGATGCCATTCCTGACTTTGCAGAACCCTTTTTGCTGACATTCTTCATGTCACCACCACCATCTGAGTCCATGAAAACTTCCTGCTTAACTGGAACACTTAGTGACTCCGGATTCTTGCAGGTAGAAAGCTGATCTTTGCTTGTATGAACATGACTCCTTCCATCTTCAGTAACAAAGTCCACCAGATCATTCTTTGCTTGCTGTAAAGAAGAATTGTTCTGAGCAGGATCACCTTGCCAGTCAGATCCAACAACGTGATGATGAAGCGTGAGGCCTTTCCAGCCAGTGTGCATTTCCACAGACGCATCTGCAGATTT from Syngnathoides biaculeatus isolate LvHL_M chromosome 9, ASM1980259v1, whole genome shotgun sequence includes:
- the si:ch73-109d9.3 gene encoding uncharacterized protein si:ch73-109d9.3 isoform X2, with product METVMKTAMYKVTQLVEDGFLEEVKRKNQELETLRMKLECAEMKLSDHCLIERKTDATFVVIASDGDGSTSEERLGESRGDLLMSCCDKNERDSTERWAGNQICETEPTADEAPTILNPENDPHMIKHADGMPSVDVKEEVNEEGSDSPGVNLTIEAYPGDSQETAKANVLLRKDTAKDLQVSSVYNFPCGLEKPEKSADASVEMHTGWKGLTLHHHVVGSDWQGDPAQNNSSLQQAKNDLVDFVTEDGRSHVHTSKDQLSTCKNPESLSVPVKQEVFMDSDGGGDMKNVSKKGSAKSGMASFSCAVKQNPNSHKNMMQEGMLLFKDAECHKPQAQIKRFSRPLKKPPPTPLNSSPASSRTHSQTLILNTLNRIPSTSKTTPPTALSVQRDHLANRLTTTLWVNNRSQPPSINSQHAYLLSLPDCPPMFRHSLRCGQCGKSFPHPNNLKAHLQTHTGERPFCCSLCGRSFTKLSNLKAHRRVHTGERPYCCLACGKRFTQKCNLKRHQRIHVDG
- the si:ch73-109d9.3 gene encoding uncharacterized protein si:ch73-109d9.3 isoform X1 — encoded protein: MSDLETLIVTFQAQLLDVMETVMKTAMYKVTQLVEDGFLEEVKRKNQELETLRMKLECAEMKLSDHCLIERKTDATFVVIASDGDGSTSEERLGESRGDLLMSCCDKNERDSTERWAGNQICETEPTADEAPTILNPENDPHMIKHADGMPSVDVKEEVNEEGSDSPGVNLTIEAYPGDSQETAKANVLLRKDTAKDLQVSSVYNFPCGLEKPEKSADASVEMHTGWKGLTLHHHVVGSDWQGDPAQNNSSLQQAKNDLVDFVTEDGRSHVHTSKDQLSTCKNPESLSVPVKQEVFMDSDGGGDMKNVSKKGSAKSGMASFSCAVKQNPNSHKNMMQEGMLLFKDAECHKPQAQIKRFSRPLKKPPPTPLNSSPASSRTHSQTLILNTLNRIPSTSKTTPPTALSVQRDHLANRLTTTLWVNNRSQPPSINSQHAYLLSLPDCPPMFRHSLRCGQCGKSFPHPNNLKAHLQTHTGERPFCCSLCGRSFTKLSNLKAHRRVHTGERPYCCLACGKRFTQKCNLKRHQRIHVDG